The Deltaproteobacteria bacterium RBG_16_64_85 DNA window ACCTGCCGGGCGGCGTTCGTCCTGAACCGGGGAGACGGCTTATCCTACGAGGAAGTGGCTACCGTGCTTGGAATTACGACCCAGGCGGTCAAGAGCCGCATCTTCCGGGCACGGGAAATGCTGATGGAATCCCTCTCGGGGCTGTTGCCGTGAAACCATTTTCACCCGCACGGGTTTATAAGGAAAAGCGGGGATATTTCAATGGAATGCCGTAACCTGAAAGAATCCATCAGCGCCTCGATCGACGGGGAGGTCTCCCGGGCGGAGACCCGCCGGATCGAAGAGCATCTCGAAGGGTGCGCGGAATGCCGCGATCTTGAGCGGAAGATGCGTGCGATCGGGACCGGAGTTGCGATGACCGAAGGGATCGTTCCCTCCGATTTCCGCGAAAGGTTGTTTGCCCGGATGGAGGCGGAGGACCTCCTCCCGCGGCGACGCAGCCTCTTTGTCTTCTCCATCCGGTGGGCGGCGGTTCCACTGGCGGCGGCGGTGGCGCTGGCACTGTTCCTGCTCTCGTCTCCGGAGAAGGGGAAGGATGTCGTCGCCCCGCGAGAACAGCTTCCGCACGTCGCCCGGGGTGCGCCGGTGACCGAGTCCGGGGAAGCACCTGCTTCCGCCGGCCTTCCGCGGGTGGCTGCGCAGAGACCCCCGGCCGTCCCGGTCCCGGGCCATGAGCAGCTGACGCCCGAAGACCTCGAAATCATCGCCCACCTCGACGTCCTGGAAGATCCCTCGGCCCTCGACGCGCCCGGAGATGTCGACGAGATGGAGATATTGGCGCCCCCGGGCAGGAGGCAGGGGTGAGCTTGACGTCGTGCGGCGGTTTGCGCAGAATGGTTCTGGCAGCGGCGCTTGTCGCCTTCTCTGTGGCGCTGGCGCATCCAGGTTTCGCGGCGGAAGCGCTGAATCGGGGGGAACGTCCGGATGGGATCCGGGCAAGCCGCTCTGAGGAGGAAATCACTTCCGAAAAGCTGGAACGATGGCGGCGGATGACGCCGGAAGAGCGGGAGCGGATCCGGGAGCGCTACCATCGGTGGAAGGAGCTTCCTCCGGAACAGAGGGAACGGATCCTCGAGCACCGGCAGCGCTGGCGGGAGCTCCCCGAGTCGGAACGCAATTACCTGCGGCAGCGGCGCGAGATCTTCCGCAATGCCTGGCCCGAGGAGAAGATAGTGATTAAAAAGTTCTTCCGGCGCTGGCGGGAGCTCCCCCCCGAGCGCCGCCAGACGTTGAAGCGCAAGGTCGTGGAATGGCGCGGGATGCCCGCCGCGGAACGGGACGAGCAGATGATGAACTGGCCGTTCTACCGGGATCTCCCCCCGGGCGAGCAGGGGGTCATCCAGAGATTCCTCTTCTCGGAGCCTGTTCCGCAGCCGCCGCCTGGCCGGCGAAACTCCCCGGGGAATGCCCCTTCCGAAAGCTCCGGAAGCCCGGGCGGAACGACCCGGCCTCCCAGTGAGTGATCCCCGGCAGGAATGGATGCGCATCGCGCTCCGCGAAGCGGCGAGAGCCGCAGCTTCCGGCGAGGTTCCCGTCGGCGCCGTGATTGTGGGACCATCCGGAGATATCCTCTCCCGCGCCCACAACCGTCCCGTAGCGGAGAACGATCCGACCGCCCACGCCGAAATCCTCGCCCTGCGGAAGGCGGCGAAGAAGATCGGCAACTACCGGCTCGAGGGATGCCGCCTGGTCGTGACGAACGAGCCGTGCCCGATGTGCGCGGGCGCAGCCGTCCACGCCCGCGTGGCCGAAATCATTTACGGAGCCGACGACCCGAAGACCGGCGCCGTCCGAAGCCTCTACCGGATCGCATCCGACCCCCGCCTCAACCACCGCATGTACGTCATCTCCGGCGTCCTTGCTGAAGAGTGCTCCGCCCTCCTCACGGAATTCTTCCGTTCCCGCCGCTGACGTTCAAAACAGCGGGGAGAAAATCCTCGAAGTGTCCTCCAGGAGGCGAACGAGTTTCGGCCGGCGCCCGAATGCCGCGGGGTCGAGCTCGGCGGCGAACGAGAGGTCCATTTCGAATCCTGCCGCCAGCGCATCGATCTCCTTCCGTCCGTAGAGGAAGACCCCTATCTCGAAATTGAGGAAGAAGCTCCGGATGTCCACGTTCGAGGAGCCCACGACCCCGACGTCGTCGTCGATGATGAGCACCTTGGAATGGAGGTTCGTCGGCAGGTAGAGGTAGATCTTGACGCCCGCAAGCATCAGGTCGTCGAAGTAGGAACGGCCCGCGAGTTCCACAGACTTCAGGTCCGATTTCTCCGGCACGATCAGGCGCACGTCGACCCCGCGCAGGGCGGCGTTCTCGAGGCAGGTGCTGATCGCATCGTCGGGGACGAAGTAGGGCGTTGCGATCCAGATCCTCTTGCGGGCCAGCGTGAACGCCGTGAACACCCCCCGATAGATGGGGCGCATCGCGCGGTCGGGCCCCGCAGCGATGACCTGGAGCAGTCCGTCCGACGCCCTTTCGCCGGAGGACGGCAGCGCAGGGAACAGGTTCCCTTCCGGCCCGGCCTCCTCCGTCGCGAATGCCCAGTCGTCCAGGAAAATGGCTTGCAGGTCCCGCACCCCCACCCCTTCAATCCGCACGGCGCTGTCCCGCCACAAGCCGGGACCCGCTCGCGGGTGCATGTAGCGTTTCCCGATGTTCATCCCGCCGGTGAAGGCGGCCCGCCCATCGGCGATCAGTAACTTTCGGTGGTTCCGCAGGTGGGCCGACCATTTCCGGTGCAGCGGGAGCGCGGGAAGGAACTTCGCGACTTCGCCGCCCGCCTTTCGCAGTGGCCGGACGATCTGGAGCAGCGCCCGCCAGGAGCCGACCGCGTCCAGGAGCAGCCGGACCCGGACTCCCGCTCTCGCCCGGGATGCGAGCGCGTGGATGAACCTCTTCCCGATGACGTCCACATCCAGGATGAAGAACTGGGCGTGGATGTGGTCGCGAGCCCCTTCGATCAGCTCGAGGACCGCATCGAACGCGGCCTCTCCCCCCTCGATGACGGTGACCCGGTTCCCCGCAACCGGCGGGGGCGCCCCGGACGTCATCAGGATGCGGCCGCACGTAGAGGAGAGGAGCGAAGGGAGGTTTTCCGGCCGAACCCGGTTCTCGACGGAACTCTCGATGGAGCCGACCGCGCCGATCTTTGCGCGGATGTGGCGGCGGATCCGGCGTCCCCCCACGAGGAAGTAGAGGGGAACGCCCACCACCGGAAGCAATGCGATGGAGAGCACCCACGCGACCGTGGCGGCGGGCTGGCGCCGCTCGAGGATGATCCGGGGGATCAGGATGAGGGCGAAGACGTACCCCGCCGTGGAGAGGACCAGCGCGGCAATCCGCCAGCCGTCATGCATCGCGGTCGCCTCCCTGGGCATGATTATCAGCGCCGTCGCGTTTCCGCTATAATACCTCCGTTACGCGCGGAGGGGTACCGAAGTGGCCGTAACGGGGTCGACTCGAAATCGACTTGGCGGCGCGAGCCGCCACGTGGGTTCGAATCCCACCCCCTCCGCCAATCTAACGTTTCATGTTGCGATTGGATCCCTATGACGGGATTCGAACCCGAAGCCGCCGCCGAGCGAATAGCGAGGAACAGCGCGACCTTGCGGAGCGCGGTAGGCGGCTGAGGCGGCCGGAAGGGCAGCCCCGCTCCCGGACAAAGTTCGCTCCCTGGGGTACCCTGCGTCCTGTTCTCGGAGGGGTAATGGCGTGNNNNNNNNNNNNNNNNNNNNNNNNNNNNNNNNNNNNNNNNNNNNNNNNNNNNNNNNNNNNNNNNNNNNNNNNNNNNNNNNNNNCTCAACTGCACTTGCACCGATAGAAGTTTCCCCGTAACATGAAAAGCTCACATCCAGGCATGTGCCTGGGGGACCCTTCCGGGGGTGCGCCGGCGGCCAGGCCCGCCGCAACGGAAGGCGGCAAACCCCGTCAGGTCCGGAAGGAAGCAGCGGTAGCCGCACAGCTCCGTGTGCCGGCGGCTCCCCTGGCTGCCGGCGGACCCCCGGAGGGGGGATCCACCGAGGGGAGCGGAGCGTATGGCGTACGAGGCGCTGGCCAGGAAATGGCGCCCGAAGGGGTTCGAGGAGGTCGTCGGGCAGGGGCACGTTACCCGCGCGCTCGCCAACGCCATCTCGCTCGGTAAGATCCACCACGCCTACCTGTTCTCCGGGACCCGGGGGGTGGGGAAGACCACCTTCGCGAGGATCCTCGCCCGCGCGCTCAACTGCGAGAAGGGGCCCACCGCGTCCCCTTGCCTCGCCTGCGCCGCCTGCCGGGAGATCCTGACGGGCGCGGCGACCGACGTCCAGGAGATCGACGGGGCGTCCAACACCGGCATCGACGACGTGCGCCGCCTCCGCGAGAACGCCGCCTACGCCCCGGCCCGCCTGCGGTACAAGATCTACATCATCGATGAAGTGCACATGCTCTCGAAGTCGGCCTTCAACGGGCTGCTGAAGATCCTGGAGGAGCCGCCTCCCCATACGGTCTTCGTCTTCGCCACCACCGAACCGAACCGGATTCCGGACACGATCCTCTCCCGCGTTCAGCGATTCGACTTCCGGATGCTCTCCGAGGAGGAGATCCGGAACCGCCTCAAGGAGATGTCGGATGCGGAGGGGATCCACGGCGAAGAGGATGCCCTGCGCCTCATGGCCCGTTACGCGTTCGGGTCGATGCGGGACGGCCAGTCGATCTTCGAGCAGGCATCGGTGTCGGGAAACGGCCGTATCACTGCGGCGCTGGTGGAGGAGATGCTGGGCCTGGTCGGAACGGAGGCGGCGATCGACCTGACGGGCGCGGTCTTGTCGGGAGACGCCGGCGAGGCGATCCGGAAGTTCTCCGCGCTCCTTTCCCGTGGGGCCGACCTCAAGTTTCTCTACCTCTCCCTGGTGGACGTTCTGCGGGACGCCGCCGTCTGGAAATTCACGGGGGACGACCTGCTGCTGTTCCGCCACTCCCCCTCGTCGCTTTCGCGCATGAGGGAACTGTGTGCCCGGAAGAGCCGGGAGGAATGGATGTTTCTCCTGGATATCGCCTTCCGTTCGGAGAAGGACGTGCTGGGCACGGAGTTCCCGCGCCTGGGGTTCGAGCTGCTTCTCCTGCGGCTGGTCAACGCCCCCGGGCTTCTCGACGTGGAGGGGCTGGCAACGGATCCTCCGCCGAAGGCCATGGCCACGACGTACGCGAAACGCGCGTCCGCGCCCTCGACACCGCAGCAGGAGGGGGATCTCTGGGACCCCCTCCTGAAAAATATGGGCGCGAAGAAAAAGACCGTCCTCCTGAGCCTCCTCTCCCAGATGAAGGGGCGGCGGGAAGGGGACACGCTCATCATCTCCTCCCCCCACCAATTCGTGCTCGACCGGCTTCGGGAGGAGGACAAGTGGCCCGTCCTCCTTCAGGCGGTCGCCGAGGTCGCCGGGAAGAAGATCGAGGTCCGTCTCTCCGTTTCCGGGGAAAAAAAAAGCCTTGAGCGGGGAGCCGTATGGAAAGAGGAGGACCGTCCGGAGAAGAGGGCCCTTTCAGATCCGCTGCTGACGGAGGTCCTCCGCGAGTTCGAGGGGGCCACCGTCCTGGAAATCCGGCCGGCACCCGGGAGGGAGCCTTTGCCGGAAGGCCCGGAGCCCGAGGAGACGGCACCTGCGGAGCCCGATGAGGAGGCGGAAGGGGGATAAATGAAGGATTTCCAGAACATGCTCAAGCAGGCGCAGGAGATGCAGGCCCGGCTGGCCAAGCTCCAGGAGGAACTGGCGGAGAAGACCGTGGAGGCGTCCGCGGGCGGCGGGATGGTGACCGTCGTTGCGAACGGCAGGCAGGAGATCCTTTCGGTGCGGATCGAGAAGGAAGTCGTTTCCCCTGATGATGTCGATCTTCTCCAGGACCTTGTCCGCGGGGCGGCCAACTCGGCCCTGTCGCGCTCCCGGGAGATGATGGCGGCGGAGATGGCGAAGATCACCGGGGGGATGAACCTCCCGGGGCTGTCGTAAATCCGTGTCCTA harbors:
- a CDS encoding DNA polymerase III, subunit gamma and tau translates to MAYEALARKWRPKGFEEVVGQGHVTRALANAISLGKIHHAYLFSGTRGVGKTTFARILARALNCEKGPTASPCLACAACREILTGAATDVQEIDGASNTGIDDVRRLRENAAYAPARLRYKIYIIDEVHMLSKSAFNGLLKILEEPPPHTVFVFATTEPNRIPDTILSRVQRFDFRMLSEEEIRNRLKEMSDAEGIHGEEDALRLMARYAFGSMRDGQSIFEQASVSGNGRITAALVEEMLGLVGTEAAIDLTGAVLSGDAGEAIRKFSALLSRGADLKFLYLSLVDVLRDAAVWKFTGDDLLLFRHSPSSLSRMRELCARKSREEWMFLLDIAFRSEKDVLGTEFPRLGFELLLLRLVNAPGLLDVEGLATDPPPKAMATTYAKRASAPSTPQQEGDLWDPLLKNMGAKKKTVLLSLLSQMKGRREGDTLIISSPHQFVLDRLREEDKWPVLLQAVAEVAGKKIEVRLSVSGEKKSLERGAVWKEEDRPEKRALSDPLLTEVLREFEGATVLEIRPAPGREPLPEGPEPEETAPAEPDEEAEGG
- a CDS encoding nucleoid-associated protein, YbaB/EbfC family, whose translation is MKDFQNMLKQAQEMQARLAKLQEELAEKTVEASAGGGMVTVVANGRQEILSVRIEKEVVSPDDVDLLQDLVRGAANSALSRSREMMAAEMAKITGGMNLPGLS
- a CDS encoding cardiolipin synthase, with amino-acid sequence MAALVLSTAGYVFALILIPRIILERRQPAATVAWVLSIALLPVVGVPLYFLVGGRRIRRHIRAKIGAVGSIESSVENRVRPENLPSLLSSTCGRILMTSGAPPPVAGNRVTVIEGGEAAFDAVLELIEGARDHIHAQFFILDVDVIGKRFIHALASRARAGVRVRLLLDAVGSWRALLQIVRPLRKAGGEVAKFLPALPLHRKWSAHLRNHRKLLIADGRAAFTGGMNIGKRYMHPRAGPGLWRDSAVRIEGVGVRDLQAIFLDDWAFATEEAGPEGNLFPALPSSGERASDGLLQVIAAGPDRAMRPIYRGVFTAFTLARKRIWIATPYFVPDDAISTCLENAALRGVDVRLIVPEKSDLKSVELAGRSYFDDLMLAGVKIYLYLPTNLHSKVLIIDDDVGVVGSSNVDIRSFFLNFEIGVFLYGRKEIDALAAGFEMDLSFAAELDPAAFGRRPKLVRLLEDTSRIFSPLF
- a CDS encoding tRNA-specific adenosine deaminase, whose amino-acid sequence is MRIALREAARAAASGEVPVGAVIVGPSGDILSRAHNRPVAENDPTAHAEILALRKAAKKIGNYRLEGCRLVVTNEPCPMCAGAAVHARVAEIIYGADDPKTGAVRSLYRIASDPRLNHRMYVISGVLAEECSALLTEFFRSRR